The Syngnathus typhle isolate RoL2023-S1 ecotype Sweden linkage group LG1, RoL_Styp_1.0, whole genome shotgun sequence genome includes a window with the following:
- the adissp gene encoding adipose-secreted signaling protein has product MADAAATKKRSTKAGGVRFSEKAPVSGAQGGGAQGSAARAAATQPPGAPSHVHFDDKLHDSVIMVTAEDDGSFLVKLGFLKAQHRYEIAFTLPEVPALGKEVCLAPRPSPHLRVIDVSPAPEGGLKMMCEYMAQQEGVLCEQVQLLSEANDDVCITVKVHARVMDRHHGTPMLLEGIRCIGVELEYDSEQSDWQGFD; this is encoded by the exons ATGGCTGATGCCGCCGCAACGAAGAAGA ggtctACCAAGGCGGGAGGCGTTCGCTTCTCGGAGAAAGCCCCGGTGTCCGGTGCCCAGGGGGGCGGTGCCCAGGGGTCCGCCGCCCGGGCGGCCGCCACCCAGCCGCCCGGCGCCCCGTCTCACGTCCACTTTGACGACAAGCTGCACGACTCGGTCATCATGGTCACGGCGGAGGATGACGGCAGCTTCTTGGTCAAG TTGGGCTTCCTGAAGGCGCAGCACCGCTACGAAATCGCCTTCACCCTGCCCGAGGTGCCGGCTCTCGGCAAGGAGGTGTGTCTGGCGCCCAGGCCGAGCCCCCATCTGCGGGTCATCGACGTCTCGCCTGCTCCCGAAG GTGGTCTGAAAATGATGTGCGAGTACATGGCTCAACAGGAGGGGGTGCTGTGTGAGCAGGTGCAGCTGCTGAGCGAGGCCAACGACGACGTCTGCATCACGGTCAAAGTTCACGCCAGAGTCATGG ACCGCCATCACGGCACGCCCATGCTGCTGGAGGGCATTCGCTGCATCGGCGTGGAGCTGGAGTACGACTCGGAGCAAAGCGACTGGCAAGGCTTCGACTGA